A genomic segment from Patescibacteria group bacterium encodes:
- a CDS encoding PIN domain-containing protein has protein sequence MLDTNVLLDWLLDRDVDRTAKIDALLVRSPELQIPDAIIVELAFALEKFYELPRETVADNLNKVVDEPVFNCNRIMFRRAITEYLDHPALSFLDCCLMNYAELQGALPVWTFDKKLVNQSSGRAKALV, from the coding sequence GTGTTAGATACGAATGTGCTCCTAGACTGGTTGCTTGACCGTGACGTAGATCGAACCGCTAAAATCGACGCGCTGTTGGTGCGTTCGCCGGAGCTGCAGATTCCAGATGCAATTATTGTGGAGCTTGCCTTCGCGCTGGAGAAGTTTTATGAGCTTCCACGAGAGACGGTGGCTGATAATCTCAATAAGGTAGTTGATGAGCCGGTTTTTAACTGTAACCGCATCATGTTCCGCCGAGCAATCACCGAGTATTTAGACCATCCCGCCTTATCATTCTTGGATTGCTGCCTTATGAATTACGCTGAGCTGCAGGGCGCCCTGCCGGTTTGGACATTTGATAAAAAGCTGGTTAATCAGAGTTCTGGGCGAGCAAAGGCATTGGTGTAG
- a CDS encoding SH3 domain-containing protein: MHQTQPNAVKQWITVSAITLLCAAGVTWMQLAPSVIIDPVRSWLQGQPSTPAPDPDPTPTATQPTKVEPQPVAAAPKAAPAPAVAPAAKTAITVSYVNVRAGKSTTTAIVTNLEAGTVVQLRDDANSTWQGITYQGKNGYIYKDYLQAQ; this comes from the coding sequence ATGCATCAAACTCAACCCAACGCCGTTAAGCAGTGGATCACCGTAAGCGCCATTACCTTGCTGTGCGCCGCCGGCGTTACTTGGATGCAGTTGGCACCCAGCGTAATTATTGATCCGGTCCGAAGCTGGCTCCAGGGCCAGCCATCGACTCCCGCCCCAGACCCCGACCCAACGCCCACCGCCACTCAGCCGACCAAGGTTGAGCCTCAGCCAGTGGCAGCGGCGCCTAAAGCCGCTCCGGCACCAGCTGTGGCGCCGGCCGCCAAGACCGCTATTACGGTGTCTTATGTTAATGTGCGGGCGGGTAAGAGTACGACTACGGCAATCGTTACCAACCTGGAGGCCGGTACCGTGGTGCAGCTCCGTGACGACGCCAACTCAACCTGGCAAGGCATCACTTACCAGGGTAAAAACGGCTACATTTATAAAGATTATTTGCAGGCGCAATAG